The region AAGGTGTTGGCAGAAAAGAAAAGCGCCAAGAATACAGATCGTCCCGTTTATCAACGCGTCATGAATATGCTGAAGGAAGGCGATACGCTGGTGATCATGTCCATAGACCGGGCGTTTCGCAACACGATGGATGCGCTTGGGGAGGAGAAGAAACTGCGGGAACGCGGGATATTCTTCCAGATCCTCAATCTGGCCGTTGATACATCAAACGCCGATGGCAGGCTGGCCTTTACCGTAGTGGCCGCTGTTGCACAGCATGAGCGTGAACGAAACGCGGAACGGGTCAAACAGGGTCAGGCGGTTGCCAAAGCTAAGGGTCAACATATCGGCAGGCCGCCCGTCATGTCGCCGCGCCAAATCCGCATTGCCAAAGAGAAGATCGACAGAGGTGAAGCGACTATTGAGGAAATCGCGGCACTGAACGGCATCCATCCGTGGACGGTCACGCGCAGCATTAAGCGGCTGGAGAAAGTATGACACTTTCATACTATTTATGATAGACT is a window of Coralliovum pocilloporae DNA encoding:
- a CDS encoding recombinase family protein, which translates into the protein MKIGYVRVSTEEQITDRQFVQLVDICDKVLAEKKSAKNTDRPVYQRVMNMLKEGDTLVIMSIDRAFRNTMDALGEEKKLRERGIFFQILNLAVDTSNADGRLAFTVVAAVAQHERERNAERVKQGQAVAKAKGQHIGRPPVMSPRQIRIAKEKIDRGEATIEEIAALNGIHPWTVTRSIKRLEKV